The Chitinophaga pinensis DSM 2588 region ACAAACCTGCTATTCGGTGTAGAGTCTGAAATTGTTAAGTTATGGGCGCAGGTGCGGCGGGTTGAAAATGGGGAAGATAGACGCGAACTTCACCAGAGCAGGCTTTTCAGCATGGGGCCTATACGTTTGTATAATCTGTTCGCTAATCTGATATTAAGGAACAGGGATAGGCTTACTGATTTGTCCGCGGAACAGATTGCCGGATTCATTATAGAGCTGTATATCAATTTCGTGGAAAACAGAATACCCAGCAGTGGAAATCCGTTTCATGATGAGATCGAAGTGATCAGTGGTTCTGATTTTGGTGCGACAGTTGAAAAGATCCTACAGGGAGCGGGTACGCTCAAACCTGATAAAGCGATTGTCAGAATGTTGGTGGGGGCTTTGAATGGCAATAAAGAGGCTTTAGGATTGATAAGTACTATAGATAAAGTACAACTTAAAATTGCTCTGATTTATATACAGCGGAAAGCCGGAAGCGTTACTGACAAGTTACTGCATATGGCGGTCAGTTCGAACGATCCTGCATTGGTTGCAGCGATGTTATCAATTGGAGTGAGTTTTGACGCTGAAGATAATGATGGCAGGACTCCTTTGGCACTTGCTCTTGAATTGGATAAGAAAGATAGTAATAGTAAAAAGATAATTGATTTACTTGTTGGTGCTCAGGATAAGAAAAAGAAAAAGAAAAAAACACAATTACCCAGGGGATGGAGTCACTACGGCAGCTCCGATATTGGTGAAAATTGGTTAACCGATGAAGAAGTGGATACCGGACTTAGTGCCGCGAATCTTCCCAACACGCACGTAGCCCCCTCAGTAGATATCGCCAATAACCCTGATTTCTTAGCTGAATTTATCCGGGATAACTATCTTGACCAGATGGGCCAGGGTGCTATCGCAATGAATACGGTGATTCCCATTAATTTTAATAATGCGCATTGGGCGACATTGGTGATCAGGCAAAACCAGGATCGCAGATCCGCACCTAAGGTATATTTTTTTGACTCAATGGGAGAAGATGAAGATAAAATAGCACTGATTAAGCTGATGCTTGAGATGACCGGTGTTTATACCAGCGTTGATAATATTGTTGACCTGTCTGAGCACATGCAGCGAGACGGCTACACATGTGGCACATGGATGATTGAATCTGCGAGCAAGGTCGTGAACATTTTGGAAAACGGCGGAAGTGTAGCGGAGATAAAAGATGCACTGCATGTAATAAGCGCTGTCGTTAAAGAATTACACAGACAAAACTTACAATTGGCAAAACCTGGCCGTGAGGAAGTATCAGGGTCTGAAGAGGGTATGGAATTGGAAAAGAAAGGGTATACCTATCATACTTTTGGAAATGGTATTCAGGAATATAGTGAACGTTGGATAGCCCATAGCTATAATGAATCTTTCGGATTTCCTACTCAACTGTCGGAATTGTCACAGATGTTGATGGTAAATTATGAGGATGTAGATAGGAAAATGCAGATAATCTACCGGGTATATATTTGTAGAATATATGGTGAGTTGAATAAAACAAAAAAGCTGATGAGGGCGTATAATGAAGAAATAAAAGAAATCAGGAAATTTTTAAAGGAGAAGAAGTGATCATGTATGCTAAGTGGCACAAAGTGTACATATAAGAGCGTTGTAACTTCTTTATCAATTTAGTGACACCTCACTTTATTTATGCACATCTATTGTGAATTTTAAGGGTTTTTAATATTGGCTTTTCTATAATGGAATTAGCAGGTTAAATGGATCAAAAAACCTGATCAGCCTATAAACAAGTTTTTGTAAATTAGTTATATTTAAACCAGGTGTAATGACAAAGAGAGAAATCACCTATGTATGTATCACCGTACTAATCATGTGTATACCCATGGCGATCATTGCGCATAATGATCAGCGTACACCCCTATCCTCTGCAATATACGACTGGAATAAAATTAAAGTTGAAGCTACTAAAACGGGAGAAAAACGACAATTTCTGCAAGCGCCCACTCCGACACTGGATGAATTGGAGCTACATGTAACTACTTTGAATCCTGGAGAGGCGCCACATCCCCCACATCAACATCCCGACGAAGAATTGATTATTGTAAAAGAGGGAATAGTTGAATCGACGGTGAACAAGACCACGAAACGCGTCGGCCCGGGCTCGGTTATTTTCCAGGCATCTAATCAACTGCATGGTATCAGGAATGTAGGCGCTACTCAGGCAGTATACTATGTTATTAAATGGAAGACAGAAAAGACGCCTAGGGGTAAGTAAGCTGTCGTGTTTACGTTTCACTTCTTTCGGAGACCTCCTTTAACCACTATTTGTCTACGCTTAGAAAGACATTTATATTTCCCTTCTATGATACATTCGGCAGGAAACTCTTTTAAACGTGTTTTCTGTTGTCAGGTAGATGCCAGCTAAACCACGTGTATATACTTTGAAAAGTATTTGTTTAACGCTGCCTTATCGTATTTATCCACCCCACGCCAACATTCTCAAATAACCAATCACTCGTTCCCCGGCGTAGCCTGTCATATGACGCGGGCGTCAGAATATCTATGCACGCTAATATCTCCATCACAATTTTCCTTTCATCTTTGGTCCATTGCTTACATATTATACCCGGTATAGATGCTACAGATATGATTAAACGAATACCTGATCCCTTTATTGAGAAATATAAAAGAAGTGTAAAGGATATAATGGCCCCGGTCTCGAAGAATTGCCCCAATTGTATCCTTTACACAGTTTATTAATCTTTTTCTTACAAATATTATCAGAATGTACAGCTATCTCAACACAACTGATAATATCCGGCTTTTCAACTATTTTGACTCCAGCTTATCAAGTCTTTCCGCCATAAGCTTTACCTTTTCTTCCAACTCAAGATTACGCTTGTTTTGTTCGATCAGATGTAGTGTCATTTCCTCAATTTTCTGCAGGAGAATTTTATTCATTTCTGCCAGCTCGAATCCTTCTTTTGCCACTTCTGAAGCAGATGGCACTTCCGGAAGATGTTTATGCTGCTGTATGTATGTCTCTACTTGCTGCAGTGACGGCAACTGGTACGTAGAATCAAATACGAAATCCGGCCATGTACTTGCCTGTGTAACCTTAATCTTCCTTGCCGCAATAGTTCCTTCTACCGCTAACTTGTTTGTGCCTGTATTTCTTGTTCCGATTCCAAGGTTGCCTCCGAAATAGTTAGTACCGACTCCATTAAAATAAGCCGTATTACCAATGGTACTGCCATATGTATTCACTGTATTATCTACCGCTGATTTCACACCAAAAGTGGTTCCTCCTGCTGTAGGCGTGAAAGAGAGAGGGTTAGGCGAACCATCATAAACAGTCGGTGTCACATTGTGGTTAGCAAAATATTTATACGTTGTGTTACCACGCAGCCAAATGATAATAGTGGCGGTAGCATTACCAAAAGACCCATCTGCCCATCCTGCTATAAAAGATCCATAAGCAGGTATACGACTATTGGCTTGTCTGATGTCGGCATCGATAAATTCAGATCCGGTGCCCCAATTGTTAACGTGATATCTGAACCTGGCGATTAAAGATCCACGCCATGAACTATCCTGATGGATATTGGACCGGCCTATCTCCAGTTCAGTCGCATGATCAGAGGGAGCTCCGGCATCCCTGAACGTCACGACATAGTACTTGCTGATGTCTCCTTTAACAGAGATAGTCCCCATCGTGTCTTGTTGTGCGCTTGCGGTGTTTACATTTACAATGCTTAAAATTCCCAGGATAAAAAGCAGGATGCTTCCCGGCTTTAAATTTTTCTTCATATTCATTTTTATTTATAAAAGTTGCGTCTTCTGAGAAGTACACATATAACGAACAATGTCACGCTGGATGGTTATTTAGTCTATTTGTCGGATAAGGCTACAAACCTCCGGTCCCTTGCTACATCAGGGGATAAATATTTCCAGGTATTTAGAAAACACTTCCAGAACTGTTGCCTTGATTTAAGATTACTTAAGACATGTCTCAATAGAGTCTTGCAGATCTATTATAAGAAAGTTTATAATAGTCAAACTATTCGCAACTTAAAATGGGCTAAGATCCAATTGAGGATTATGAATATGCTTGAACAATGTATAGGGTACGAACCCAATGATAAGTACAGGACAACATCAATTTAAACTCATGGCAAAGGTGATAAATTGATACGACACAATACATAACACATTAGTTGTATGAAATAAAATTTTAGCCTTTCCCTATCAACCGCAGAAAGTCAGATAATCGTAACCTTGTAACCCTAGTATTCAAGCTATTTATCCGTTAACTTTGCTTTATGCAAGCGGAACTTCAGCAACTTTACGGAAACATAGACATCTACCTCTTTGATCAACTGCTTAAAGGAACATACGATAAATGTAAAAGTGTACTAGATGCGGGCTGCGGTGGCGGTCGCAACCTGATCTACTTCTTAAAAAACGGCTATGATGTGTATGGTATTGACCCTAATCCCAATGCCGTGGAGGCAGTCAGGCAACTATCAGCAACGCTATCCCATACAAATGCTACAGAAAATTTTGTGGTCGCTTCCGCTGAAAATCTGCCTTTTGAGGATAACACTTTTGACCTGATAATCAGCAGCGCAGTATTACACTTCGCCCAGGATCCTGCTCATTTCCAGGACATGATCTATTCAATGTGGCGGGTACTGAAACCTGGCGGCTATTTATTTGCCAGACTAGCCTCAGACATCGGAATTGAAACGCAGGTACAAGACCTGGGTAATGGTCGCTATCTTTTGCCCGATGGCAGCGAACGCTTTTTGGTGAGTCAACAATTACTACTTCAATATACAGAACGCCTCAACGCGCGGCTCCATGAACCTATAAAAACCACCAATGTGCAGAACTTGCGATGCATGACTACCTGGTGTTTGCAGAAAGTGTAAAAGACCAGTTCGATCCTATACTTGAAAAGAGTTGTAAATAAGGCATTTACAACTCTTTTTTTTGTTGTAGGTTTCTCAGTTTTGCTACTAACGCCACAGAGTGACGCCGCTCGCCGCCTCTGCTATGTTTTCTCCTTTAGCGACCAGCTGAATTACCCGTTTATCTGTATTGTCCTCCACATTATATTTTTTGAAATCCGCAGGAATTATGGCCATTCTCCACCAACGCCCCCATTGATTCGTAGGCGTATAATCATATCCTATCAGCAAATATTTAGAATCCGGCGAAAATACCGGCCATACTTCTGTCCAGTTACTCTCGGTAACCTGGGTAAGATTACTGCCATCTATATTCATCATCCATACATGGTTACCACCACGCAGCGCCAGCTTTGTTCCATCCGGGCTAATGCTAAAATGCCCCCAGCTGTCAAAGTTGAATGTTTTTACGAGTGTCGCATTCGTGAATTCCTTATTGGTGCGGTATATACTATTGCCCTGGCTGAACAAAAACGTATTGTCAGGCATCCAGATCACTCTTCCGTCCAGTTTTTTCCCCTGATATGATACAAGGTTAAAAAGAATTTTCCCCTGCAGATCAAGTATCATAACACCGTCATCAAAAGTAGGCGGTACCAGAATCAACTTTTTATCGTAAGACAACAAAGGGGAAGTAAGATTTGCATACCCTGAGAATTTCTTGAATTGTGATACAATGGTGTTGTCTTTTACATTGGTAATCGTATATAATTCTGCGTCATAATCATCCGGATGATCACGCGACTCCAGTATCCAGGTATTGTCCTGGCTAACATCCCAGCCATTGCGACGGGTACTATAGGTAATAAAGGATGCTTTTATACCTGTTGTCAGGTCAAATTTCAACAGGCCGTCGGTAGCCCAATCGTAGTAAATTACACCTGCCCCCAGTGTTGTGGTACCTGTTCCCGGATCAGGGGTGTCCTTATCGCCACCGCCCTCTTTAGAGCAGGCAGCGATGAAGAACACCAGGGGTAACAAGTATAAATGCTTTTTCATGTTAACAAATGATTAATGGGTGAAACAGAATTACGTCCACAAAAATCAGCAGCGCAGCACTGTAAGACAATACTCCCAAAGGAGTATTTTTGACAGTGGGAAGCGGTATATGATACCCATCATTTGTTTTATACATATTTTTAGCTCGCCGTTCAAAAATTGCGCTATTGAATCAATCACTAACAAACGCCATCCGGAAAATAGCTTATTGTCTGCTCCCCCTGCTCTTTTACGTACAGGCGGCAGCGCAACACGTGGTAGACGACCGGAAATTTCCTGATAGTCTGCAACAAGTACTGAAAACATCGGAAAAGCTGAAAGATAAACTGGACGCCATTTTCCTGCTCTCGGATTTTTACAGTACCCGGGACACTACCAAAGCGCTGGATTATGCCCGGCAAGGCATCATGTTAAGCCACCAGGATGAGTATCTCACGGCAATCGCACATTTTTACCTGGCCGGCGTCTACTTTGAGTTTGACATTAACCATAGTCAGCAGGAATATTTGTATGCAGAAAAATTATTGAGTAAGTTTTCCCAAAGAGAAGCATTGATTTTCCGGTCCAAAGCCTGGAGTAACTATGGTGCCCTTGAACAGCGGCTAGACAAGCCACGTGAGTTTCTCGATATCCTGATCAATAAGGTCTTACCGCTTGTCCAGCAGGCCGGGGACAGCACGAGAATGGCATTGAGCTACCACAATATCGGACTGGTACTGCTTAATTTGAATGAATATGAGAGGTCCCTGGAATATTTCTCACGGGCTATTGCCATCATGGAAACAAGCAGAGAGATGTACGCAGACTTGGCCGATGTATATGTAATGTCTGCCAGGGCTACTATTTTGAGTAGCAAACCAAAACAGGCTTTACCTTTTCTGAAAAACGCGAGAAAGATCCTGGAGCCGAATCCTGATTCTTATTTCTGGCCACTATATTATTCCGTAGAAGCCGCCTATTATAGATCTACCAGGTTATATGTGCTGGCACATCAAAGCGTGGAAAAAGGCATGGCATTGGCGGAGGAAATGAATAATGTATTTGACAAACGGGCATTGTTGTATGAGCAGTTCAGTGTTTACAAAGAGGAGAAAAATTATATAGCAGCTAAAAATAGCTTGTTGCAGGGGCTGGATATGGAAGGTAAACTTCCGCTTTCCAAAAACAAAAAGCAACTGTTGTTCGATTTAGCGGAAACCGAAAAGTTATCAGGTAATACCGATGCGGCATATAGCTGGCTGACGCAATATGTAGCGCTGTCGGATTCCATCAATGCACAGCGAACCAAAACAGACATCGCTGTGATGGAAGCCAGGTTCAGAACTGCGGAGAAAGAAAAACAGATCCTGTCCCTGGAACATGATAAAAAGTACAGACAGTTCCAGGTATTGTTGTTATTAGCCATAGTGGTTGTATTGAGTCTGATTGTCGCTATCTCCGTCATGCGATTACAATACCGTAAGAAAATAGCCGACCGACGGGAGACAGGGTATCAGGCCGAATTAAAAAGGATAGAAAAGGAAAAACAATTATCAAACTATACGGCCCTGATGGAAGGACAAGAGCAGGAGCGGCGGCGAATGGCGCGGGACCTGCATGATGGATTGGGTTGCCGGTTGTCGGCTATCAAACTCGGTCTGTCACGTATTCCGGTGGCAAACAGTCCACAGGAATTCCCACTACAACAGGTAATAGACCAACTGGATGCTTCTATCCGGGAATTGCGCTGGATCTCACGTAATATGATGCCGGAATCTTTACTTACATTGGGATTGCAGGAGGCGCTGAAAGATCTCTGTAGTTCGGTAATGAGTCCACAACTGCGTTTAGTATACAATGCTTACAATATTGATCCTGCGTTGCCCCTGTCAACGCAAACTATGATCTACCGGATGATACAGGAAATTATTACCAATGCGGTGAAACATGCGAATGCTACGACTATCCTGTTGCAATGCAGTCAGGAAGAATATAGTTTTTTCATTACCATAGAAGATAATGGCAGAGGTTTTGATACCAACAGCCATCAATCGGATGGAATTGGGTTAAAGAATATCCGCAACCGGGTGGATTACTTTCATGGAAATTTACATATTGAATCATCCCCAGAGGGAACTATCATAAATATTGAGTTGCATGTTGCATAATAATCATAAAATCAGTATTGCTATTGTAGATGATCATCCTATTGTGATAGAGGGATTCAGATCATTGCTGGAGAGCAGTCCGCTGTATGAGATTGCTGGTTGTTTTACTACCGGTGCCGGTTGTATGGGTTTTCTGCAACAACACAAAGCAGACATTGTATTGTTGGACATCACCTTGCCGGATGGCAACGGCGTTCATTTTTGTGCTGTCATCAATGAGTTTTATCCGGACACAATGGTTGTCGCCCTTAGTAACCTGAATGAGCGAAGCATTATTTCGCAGCTATTCAAAAATGGAGCGAAGGGTTATCTACTTAAAAACATCTCCGCCAAAGAGTTATTAGATGCATTAAATACGGTTTGGGAAGGTAACATTGCGATGAGTCCGGAGGTGAAAGAGATCATGCAACAACCTGATCTTAATACTTTACAGACGATACCGGAGCTGACTAAAAGAGAAAAACAGATCCTGCAATTGTTGGCCGAGGGCAGAAAATCAGCCGCTATTGCGGAAGAGTTGTTTATCAGTCCGCTAACGGTTAAAACACATCGTGCTACCTTGCTGCACAAATTTCAGGTGAGTAATATTGTTACATTGGTTAACCGGGCTAAAGAGACTGGTTTGATCTAAGGATCAGGTATGATTTATTCTCCATTGTTTGCCCCTCCTCCTACCCTGCTTCAGCCGGAATAAGTAGTAGTTTAAAAAAAATCCTATGCATTATATGTTAAATAAGTTTCAAAAGGAAGGCTGCTATTAGAGCAGATCTTCCTTTTGAACACTGCACGGCATTTCTTATTTGTAGTATGCATGATCCTACTTTATTAATCTCACAAGTAAATCATCGAATACTATTTTATCTTTCACCACGTTTTTAAAAAACACATCATCCACCTGTTTAACAATCCGATACGCCTCCCTCAATATCTCCACACCTTTATCGGTTATTTTTAATTGTTTCGCACGGCTATCACCGGGGTCTTTCACCCTTTCTACGATTTGTTTTTTCTCTAATACCGCTAATACTTTAGAAGTCATCATTTTATCGGTATTAGCGTAATCGGCCAACTGCTGCTGGGTAACTGCCCCTTTTTTTTCACTCAACCAGTAGAGACCCGCCATTAAGGAGAATTGCGTTAGCGTGAGCTCCATTTTTCCGAGTGCTCTGTTCATACTTAGCTGCCATTGCATTGTCACTTGCCAAAGCAAGTATCCGCTGTTTTCCTCTGGCTCTATATAAGAGAATACCTGATCTTTTGTAGCCATCTTATTTGTGCATATACAATTTAATGAAATGAACATTATCTTAATACACCTGATGTAGCACATTAAGGGAGTGATCACGGCATGTGACCACCACCTAACATTTTGCAGCCATTAATCTTCCTTGGTTTCCTGTAAAGTTATTGCATAACCATCTGGATCGGATATTACCAGGATTCTTCCAAATGGCGTTGGATGGATATCTTTGAAAATAGAAATTTTCCCTGCATTTTTCTCCAAAAATGTATCCAGGTTACCTATTCCAAACCATACAGCTACTCCCCAACCGAGCAAATTAGCTTTCGAAAGCTCAATCATTGGTTTTCTGATAGCGAAGGCTGCGCCGTTCTTTTGCTCAAACACGATGGCATCAGGTGGCGATTTCGGAACAGGCTTAAAATTCAGAATTTCAGTATAAAATTTCCCAGATACTTCAAGATCAGACACCTGGAGTGAAATAAAGCTGAGTTGCGTTGGATTTGACATAGTTATTAATTTAGTTGTCGCGACTACTAAATTAATAACTATTTTTACAACAACAAATTTTTTATGTCTTGATGGGGTTAATTGATTGGCCTTTTTTGGGTATCAACTTAAGGTAGCAGACATAGATTTATCAAAGGAGAATTGTTTGTCAGACCAATTCTGTTGATGGATCAGGCGCGACAACTCTCTTAGATCATTTGTGCCAATCATTTCACTCACTTTAAAGTTTCAAGATTAATATATGCAGCTAATTTGAATGGATTTTTACCTGCATGATCAATCGCTACTAAATTTACCTTATAGTCATGCGTCCTGTCAGAAAATAACAGTGGTTCATTGTATTTTATATAATCATCCTGGACTACAGACTCCTGACAATGATCCGTGGGGTCATCACTTTGGGTTTTACCTATTTTCACACGGATTCCTGAGTTCCTATTCAGATCTATTAATGTTATCCGAAACTGATCGAATTGCAAATAATAACCTTCTTTAAACCAAAGTGTTTCGCTAACTGAACCCTTGGTGGCTGAGGAAGGAAGAGATTGAATAATCGTGGCATTGGCTGTACTATTGAATTTTTCAATCTCTAAATTTCAAGCCTAAACAATAACGAGCAATACCAACTAGTTGGTATTTTTACACTTTGTAAATCGAATAGCTTTTCTTCCAAGAGACTATTTATTGGACCAGCTGTTTTCCAAATATCTTTTCCCGGTGTTTCAGCCCCCACTCTGCCATGGCATCAATTAAGACCTTTAGCGTCTTACCGTAGTCGGAAAGAACATAAGAAACTGCGACAGGGCTACCTGTAGTTACTTCTCTGATAATAAGCCCATTCATTTCCAGGTCTTTTAATTCCCGGCTTAATACCTTTCCTGCAATACCATTGATATCTTTCAACAATTCTGAATATCGCATTTGTCTGGCACAGAGATGTGAGATGATAGCTAATTTCCATTTGCCGCTAAAGATGTGTATAGTATCATCAATAGCCCTCATTCTTTTTATACAATCGCTGTCGCCGGGATATATTAAGTTCACTTTCTGCATACGTTTACCAGGTTACTTTTTTGTCATCTGGGTGACTTGAATGTCACCACTTGTATTGACTACGAAGGTACTAAATTGCTAAAACCTTGCTTAGCTTTGTGAAAAAATAGGACACATGAGCTTACTGGATGATTTACATTGGCGCTACGCTACCAAAAAGATGAACGGAGTATCCGTACAACAGGAAAAACTGGATTATATTTTAGAAGCAGCCCGCCTGGCGCCTTCCTCCTCCGGTTTGCAGCAGTATAAAGTAATAGTAATAAGCGATAAAGCTTTGCTGGAAAAAATAAAGCGTATTGCTTATGATCAAAGTCAGATAACAGATTGCTCGCATCTGCTTGTATTTGCAGCCT contains the following coding sequences:
- a CDS encoding cupin domain-containing protein, translated to MTKREITYVCITVLIMCIPMAIIAHNDQRTPLSSAIYDWNKIKVEATKTGEKRQFLQAPTPTLDELELHVTTLNPGEAPHPPHQHPDEELIIVKEGIVESTVNKTTKRVGPGSVIFQASNQLHGIRNVGATQAVYYVIKWKTEKTPRGK
- a CDS encoding class I SAM-dependent methyltransferase, whose amino-acid sequence is MQAELQQLYGNIDIYLFDQLLKGTYDKCKSVLDAGCGGGRNLIYFLKNGYDVYGIDPNPNAVEAVRQLSATLSHTNATENFVVASAENLPFEDNTFDLIISSAVLHFAQDPAHFQDMIYSMWRVLKPGGYLFARLASDIGIETQVQDLGNGRYLLPDGSERFLVSQQLLLQYTERLNARLHEPIKTTNVQNLRCMTTWCLQKV
- a CDS encoding TolB family protein — encoded protein: MKKHLYLLPLVFFIAACSKEGGGDKDTPDPGTGTTTLGAGVIYYDWATDGLLKFDLTTGIKASFITYSTRRNGWDVSQDNTWILESRDHPDDYDAELYTITNVKDNTIVSQFKKFSGYANLTSPLLSYDKKLILVPPTFDDGVMILDLQGKILFNLVSYQGKKLDGRVIWMPDNTFLFSQGNSIYRTNKEFTNATLVKTFNFDSWGHFSISPDGTKLALRGGNHVWMMNIDGSNLTQVTESNWTEVWPVFSPDSKYLLIGYDYTPTNQWGRWWRMAIIPADFKKYNVEDNTDKRVIQLVAKGENIAEAASGVTLWR
- a CDS encoding sensor histidine kinase, which codes for MNQSLTNAIRKIAYCLLPLLFYVQAAAQHVVDDRKFPDSLQQVLKTSEKLKDKLDAIFLLSDFYSTRDTTKALDYARQGIMLSHQDEYLTAIAHFYLAGVYFEFDINHSQQEYLYAEKLLSKFSQREALIFRSKAWSNYGALEQRLDKPREFLDILINKVLPLVQQAGDSTRMALSYHNIGLVLLNLNEYERSLEYFSRAIAIMETSREMYADLADVYVMSARATILSSKPKQALPFLKNARKILEPNPDSYFWPLYYSVEAAYYRSTRLYVLAHQSVEKGMALAEEMNNVFDKRALLYEQFSVYKEEKNYIAAKNSLLQGLDMEGKLPLSKNKKQLLFDLAETEKLSGNTDAAYSWLTQYVALSDSINAQRTKTDIAVMEARFRTAEKEKQILSLEHDKKYRQFQVLLLLAIVVVLSLIVAISVMRLQYRKKIADRRETGYQAELKRIEKEKQLSNYTALMEGQEQERRRMARDLHDGLGCRLSAIKLGLSRIPVANSPQEFPLQQVIDQLDASIRELRWISRNMMPESLLTLGLQEALKDLCSSVMSPQLRLVYNAYNIDPALPLSTQTMIYRMIQEIITNAVKHANATTILLQCSQEEYSFFITIEDNGRGFDTNSHQSDGIGLKNIRNRVDYFHGNLHIESSPEGTIINIELHVA
- a CDS encoding response regulator; amino-acid sequence: MLHNNHKISIAIVDDHPIVIEGFRSLLESSPLYEIAGCFTTGAGCMGFLQQHKADIVLLDITLPDGNGVHFCAVINEFYPDTMVVALSNLNERSIISQLFKNGAKGYLLKNISAKELLDALNTVWEGNIAMSPEVKEIMQQPDLNTLQTIPELTKREKQILQLLAEGRKSAAIAEELFISPLTVKTHRATLLHKFQVSNIVTLVNRAKETGLI
- a CDS encoding MarR family winged helix-turn-helix transcriptional regulator; the encoded protein is MATKDQVFSYIEPEENSGYLLWQVTMQWQLSMNRALGKMELTLTQFSLMAGLYWLSEKKGAVTQQQLADYANTDKMMTSKVLAVLEKKQIVERVKDPGDSRAKQLKITDKGVEILREAYRIVKQVDDVFFKNVVKDKIVFDDLLVRLIK
- a CDS encoding VOC family protein, which encodes MSNPTQLSFISLQVSDLEVSGKFYTEILNFKPVPKSPPDAIVFEQKNGAAFAIRKPMIELSKANLLGWGVAVWFGIGNLDTFLEKNAGKISIFKDIHPTPFGRILVISDPDGYAITLQETKED
- a CDS encoding winged helix-turn-helix transcriptional regulator, with translation MQKVNLIYPGDSDCIKRMRAIDDTIHIFSGKWKLAIISHLCARQMRYSELLKDINGIAGKVLSRELKDLEMNGLIIREVTTGSPVAVSYVLSDYGKTLKVLIDAMAEWGLKHREKIFGKQLVQ